The following coding sequences are from one Carassius gibelio isolate Cgi1373 ecotype wild population from Czech Republic chromosome B7, carGib1.2-hapl.c, whole genome shotgun sequence window:
- the si:dkey-185m8.2 gene encoding trichohyalin, which translates to MELQREDPSFLDKRPHAVEANGGSLSHQPSSLPELRLVLLGRKGAGKSSAGNTILGLAGGFETGKPTEECVKRRGDVAGRRVTVVDTPGWEWYYSVNGTPGWVRRETKRSMSLCPPGPHAVLLVVRSCTSVTADYHRQIEEHLELLGKAVWDHTLLLFTRGDELGSLSIEQRIRNGGKAFQTLLERCGNRFHVLENKRRADDGSQVRELMRKMEELVEERRGRHYETDLLLLELEVESKRRARERRKKQRLMETQTHRGTIRAMLMNDNPQIEDLDEKNLFSRGSRRLPELRLVLLGERETGKSSAGNAILGGPGYFQSREATEDCSRQQTEVSNRLVTVVDVPGWEGGPEGITPERVKREIGLSVTLCPPGPHVFLLTLRVDAIIQAQVVREHLELLGEAVWRHTLLLFTRGDQLREGVTIEQHIQGGGKDLRWLVERCSNRFHVISSNSCLESRNSKTQITELLEKIEKMVAGNRCEAFSPLVHEIQELGRQKNEKFQLKVKEFSDKLQRQEEELKKMKEREVRSIRWFFDRRKKDKVQSPGKAEKEETPYRGEDDRRSMMGELEERMAWLTEDKERELQELTAEMNKVMVTLHQGLKEREQLLMRLEEREREGEELKEKVDELQMKLLEMERTGAMKEQERKEREAEVQTAHLDEMNELQSKLAEAEIENDRMRGKVEETQKEMDASRRRYEEEAVWQKQEMEQKLKEKDSETENILREIEKVKLNAESRETEQSQRFSEQVEKREKEMDKLREVIEMMTKEMEQLRMSYQEQVKTTEAEREMHRETVEKYNTLIEKLVGKDEEIKRTMREKEKELHQKTETQKKLQQKDDEILILSKRDQQKEQEIESLKLNITEKQRDIKSLQDTVQANTEKYAAELQVLKKELKTKEDEIDRLIQRDLEKDKATQRNISEKQTDIEKLKDSIEESAAQLKLLLEELKAKEEENEKLRQRDQEKEREIDMLRQNITKKHKDAEKLRDDIEAHIQEIKHSDEELKIKEEEITKLRQRELEKDTEIHTLKKNIIDQQQDAETLKNSMLLKIEESAAQLRHLEEEFKRKENEIVQLRARDLEKDREMNTMRENISEKQKEVEKLSESIKAHVEESAAKLNHLEKRLQTKEDDITKLNQKDLEKDREMETQLQNISEKHRREIEKLENIIRANTEEAAAQLKHLEEEFDGKIEAYKRKDTMMAEEMENLNKQHEETERRSDELRQQIGDEQERNNVLQNMNAGLGNELEELKRKCEGYERELQTSVKHAEKLTKEIRALEQKIDEFKQLLEEKEKEKESDLQDMKAYYEKRLRERHEEHEMKEIEREQELHSREREVEKKEEKLAKSKQDLLTREDEVHRREQDLEEQMYKIKEEEKNLENESQSNKRLAADLMQMREEIEKRAEELMDREEHLKAQEQQIKCKKDELQAMEKILENREKEIKDLTEKQEKNLENLRQQMERREHELQETEANFVKEQHRLKEEQQSLEMLRANLETRENELNKREQMWEVKSQELLKITEEFENSKHNVEKCQAELSNKEHDLLQKINGLQVKELELVQREQDLELKGQRLIEQYQDMENQQQNQTASFDAQNMELQSIREALGKREQELIKGEEALCQREQKFKSEEIYLEKRQQVMQNGEQKHEDMLNGLKKQQEVSKDRERSLDTRETELRQRESELAVRDNSMAEKHTLLQNQELDLKKKASDVEDKTQTLELLKTTLDEREKELEERQNQLDSKMLELNNERDKVKRKREELEKWEKYLYNTELKWLNKESFSGSQRLTNSAEFNGKLIEVKDFHRMNQEAGVDGGACDAKDTRSEEQMELAAINRANNRSVKNQMVKQSLEAKHEEDDGESDDSDGKSEEDFFESSSTIIQPTLHTPRPVSELRLMLLGDAWSSRHPARCTIVGPDADRSNPWRGELYSRQLTIIEPQGLKWRSGSDSKDTFQKHLSQSISVCQPGPHAFILVIPAYVSFTGQYRQAVERTMSAIGKASWRHTIILLTWGETLGESVQQHVKRNSDLERLVRKCGNRCNVLNNGNRESDVVKLLEKVEEMLGGNNGQYYKLD; encoded by the exons atgGAATTGCAGAGAGAGGATCCCTCATTCTTGG ACAAGAGGCCGCATGCAGTTGAGGCCAATGGAGGAAGTTTGAGTCACCAGCCGTCTTCACTTCCTGAACTTCGCTTGGTTTTACTAGGCCGCAAAGGTGCAGGGAAAAGCTCAGCGGGAAACACCATCCTAGGCCTGGCGGGAGGGTTTGAGACGGGCAAACCAACCGAGGAGTGCGTGAAGAGACGAGGCGATGTGGCAGGAAGGCGTGTTACGGTTGTGGATACCCCAGGCTGGGAATGGTACTATTCAGTGAACGGGACTCCTGGTTGGGTGAGGAGAGAAACAAAGCGAAGCATGTCCTTGTGTCCACCAGGTCCCCACGCCGTGCTTCTAGTGGTGCGATCCTGTACTTCAGTGACAGCCGACTACCATCGGCAGATCGAGGAGCATCtggaactgctgggcaaagcggTGTGGGATCACACCCTGCTGCTGTTCACACGAGGGGACGAGCTGGGCTCCCTTTCCATCGAACAGAGGATTCGAAACGGCGGCAAGGCCTTCCAGACGCTCCTGGAACGGTGCGGGAACCGGTTCCACGTACTGGAGAACAAGCGGCGTGCAGATGATGGGTCACAGGTGAGGGAGCTGATGAGGAAGATGGAGGAGCTGGTGGAGGAGAGAAGAGGGAGGCATTATGAGACGGATCTGCTGCTTCTGGAGCTGGAGGTGGAGAGCAAACGCAGGGCTCGAGAGAGGAGGAAGAAACAGAGGCTGATGGAGACGCAGACGCACAGAGGAACCATCAGAGCCATGCTGATGA ACGATAATCCACAAATTGAAGACCTAGATGAGAAGAATCTGTTCTCCAGAGGTTCGAGGCGTCTCCCAGAGCTCAGACTGGTTCTCCTGGGAGAGAGGGAGACGGGAAAAAGCTCCGCCGGGAACGCCATCCTTGGAGGACCGGGATACTTTCAAAGCAGAGAGGCCACCGAGGATTGTTCGAGACAGCAGACGGAAGTGTCTAACCGGCTGGTGACGGTGGTGGATGTGCCCGGATGGGAGGGCGGACCGGAGGGAATAACTCCAGAGAGAGTGAAGCGAGAGATCGGACTGAGCGTGACCCTGTGTCCTCCCGGACCTCATGTATTTCTGCTGACATTGAGAGTGGATGCAATCATCCAAGCACAGGTGGTGCGAGAGCATTTGGAGCTCTTGGGAGAGGCAGTTTGGAGACATACGCTTCTTCTGTTCACGAGGGGTGACCAGCTACGAGAGGGAGTCACCATCGAGCAGCACATCCAAGGAGGAGGAAAGGATCTCCGTTGGTTGGTGGAACGATGTTCAAACAGATTCCACGTCATCAGCAGCAACTCTTGTTTGGAATCACGCAATTCCAAAACACAGATAACGGAACTTCTGGAGAAGATCGAGAAGATGGTGGCTGGGAATCGCTGTGAGGCATTCTCGCCGCTAGTGCATGAGATCCAAGAGCTAGGAAGACAAAAGAATGAGAAATTCCAGCTGAAGGTCAAGGAGTTTAGCGATAAGCTCCAACGGCAGGAGGAGGAACTGAAGAAGATGAAGGAACGAGAGGTCAGGAGCATTCGGTGGTTTTTCGACAGACGCAAAAAAGACAAAGTGCAATCTCCCGGGAAGGCAGAGAAAGAAGAGACGCCGTACCGAGGCGAAGATGACAGGAGAAGCATGATGGGCGAGCTGGAAGAGAGGATGGCGTGGTTGACGGAAGACAAGGAGCGAGAGTTACAAGAGCTGACTGCTGAAATGAACAAAGTCATGGTGACTCTCCATCAgggactgaaagagagagagcaactGCTGATGAGATTAGAGGAACGAGAGCGAGAGGGGGAAGAACTTAAAGAAAAAGTGGATGAACTTCAGATGAAACTGCTGGAAATGGAGCGCACGGGTGCCATGAAAGAGCAAGAAcggaaagagagagaggctgagGTTCAAACTGCACACTTGGATGAGATGAACGAACTTCAAAGCAAGCTGGCGGAAGCGGAGATAGAGAATGATAGGATGAGAGGAAAGGTGGAAGAAACTCAGAAAGAGATGGATGCATCACGACGCAGGTATGAAGAAGAGGCTGTTTGGCAAAAGCAAGAGATGGAGCAGAAACTGAAAGAAAAGGACAGtgaaactgaaaacattttaagAGAAATCGAGAAGGTGAAGCTGAACGCTGAGAGCAGAGAAACAGAGCAAAGCCAGAGATTCAGTGAACAAgttgagaagagagagaaagagatggacaAGCTGAGAGAGGTGATAGAGATGATGACCAAAGAGATGGAGCAGCTACGGATGTCCTATCAGGAGCAAGTCAAAACCACAGAAGCAGAGCGAGAAATGCATAGAGAAACGGTGGAAAAATACAACACCCTCATTGAGAAACTCGTTGGGAAAGATGAGGAAATAAAGCGAAcgatgagagagaaagaaaaggagcTACATCAAAAAACTGAAACGCAAAAGAAACTTCAGCAAAAAGATGATGAAATACTCATATTAAGTAAAAGAGACCAGCAAAAAGAGCAAGAAATAGAGTCACTGAAGCTAAACATTACAGAGAAACAGAGGGATATAAAAAGCTTACAAGACACCGTCCAGGCAAATACTGAAAAATATGCTGCTGAACTTCAAGTTTTGAAGAAAGagttgaaaacaaaagaagatgaaATAGACAGATTAATACAGAGAGACTTGGAGAAAGACAAAGCGACACAGCGAAACATTAGCGAAAAACAAACTGATATAGAAAAGTTAAAAGACAGTATTGAGGAAAGTGCAGCTCAACTAAAACTTCTTCTGGAAGAACTGAAGGCAAAAGAAgaggaaaatgaaaaattaagacaaagagaccaggagaAAGAACGAGAGATTGACATGCTTAGGCAAAACATTACCAAAAAACATAAAGACGCTGAAAAGTTAAGAGACGATATTGAGGCACACATCCAAGAAATCAAGCATTCAGATGAAGAGctgaaaataaaagaagaggaaATAACCAAATTAAGACAAAGAGAGCTGGAgaaagacacagaaattcacacacttaagaaaaatataattgaCCAACAGCAGGACgctgaaacattaaaaaacagcATGCTGTTGAAAATTGAAGAAAGTGCTGCACAACTGAGGCATTTAGAGGAAgaattcaaaagaaaagaaaatgaaatcgtCCAATTAAGAGCAAGAGACCTGGAAAAAGACAGAGAAATGAACACAATGCGTGAAAACATAAGCGAAAAACAGAAAGAGGTTGAAAAGTTAAGCGAGAGTATTAAGGCACATGTTGAGGAAAGTGCAGCTAAACTAAACCATTTAGAGAAGCGACTACAAACAAAAGAGGATGACATCACCAAATTAAATCAAAAAGACTTGGAGAAGGACAGAGAAATGGAAACACAGCTGCAAAACATCAGTGAAAAACACAGAAGAGAAATAGAAAAACTGGAAAACATCATTCGAGCAAATACTGAAGAAGCTGCTGCCCAACTGAAACATCTAGAGGAAGAGTTTGATGGAAAGATAGAGGCCTACAAAAGAAAGGATACGATGATGGCTGAAGAAATGGAAAACTTAAACAAACAGCATGAGGAAACAGAAAGACGCTCAGATGAGCTGAGACAACAGATCGGGGACGAGCAAGAACGAAACAATGTCCTCCAAAACATGAACGCTGGACTGGGAAATGAATTAGAAGAGCTGAAGCGCAAATGTGAGGGTTACGAGAGAGAGCTTCAGACTTCAGTTAAGCATGCTGAGAAACTGACGAAAGAAATTAGAGCGCTAGAACAAAAGATAGATGAGTTCAAACAGCTGCTGGAAGAGAAGGAAAAGGAGAAAGAGAGCGATCTGCAAGACATGAAGGCATATTACGAGAAAAGGCTAAGAGAAAGGCATGAAGAGCATGAGATgaaggagatagagagagaacagGAGCTTCACAGCAGAGAGAGGGAGGTAGAAAAGAAGGAAGAGAAATTAGCGAAGAGCAAACAAGATTTGTTAACTAGAGAGGATGAAGTGCATAGACGAGAACAGGATTTGGAAGAGCAAATGTACAAGATAAAAGAAGAGGAGAAGAATCTAGAAAACGAGAGTCAGAGTAACAAACGTCTGGCTGCAGATCTGATGCAAATGAGAGAGGAGATCGAAAAAAGAGCAGAAGAGCTTATGGATAGAGAGGAACATTTAAAGGCACAGGAACAGCAGATCAAATGTAAAAAGGACGAGCTACAAGCAATGGAGAAGATATTGGAGAACAGGGAAAAGGAAATAAAAGATCTGACTGAAAAGCAGGAGAAAAATCTGGAAAATCTCAGACAGCAGATGGAGAGAAGAGAACATGAGCTGCAGGAAACGGAGGCAAATTTTGTAAAAGAGCAACACAGGCTTAAGGAAGAACAACAATCTTTGGAGATGCTCAGAGCGAATCTGGAAACTAGAGAAAATGAGCTTAATAAACGAGAGCAGATGTGGGAGGTGAAATCCCAAGAGCTTTTAAAGATCACAGAGGAATTTGAGAACAGCAAACACAATGTGGAGAAATGTCAAGCCGAGTTGAGTAATAAGGAACATGATcttctgcaaaaaataaatggaCTGCAGGTAAAGGAGCTAGAACTTGTGCAGAGGGAGCAGGACCTCGAACTCAAAGGTCAAAGGCTGATTGAGCAATATCAAGATATGGAAAATCAGCAGCAAAACCAGACAGCTTCGTTTGATGCACAAAACATGGAGCTCCAGAGCATTAGAGAAGCATTAGGAAAAAGGGAGCAAGAGCTGATAAAAGGCGAAGAAGCTCTTTGTCAAAGAGAGCAGAAGTTTAAGAGTGAAGAAATCTATTTGGAGAAAAGGCAGCAAGTCATGCAAAATGGGGAACAAAAGCATGAAGACATGTTGAACGGTCTAAAGAAACAGCAGGAAGTTTCGAAAGACAGAGAACGTTCTCTAGATACCAGAGAAACAGAGCTGCGTCAACGGGAATCAGAGCTCGCTGTGAGAGATAATAGCATGGCGGaaaaacacacacttttgcaGAACCAAGAATTAGATCTGAAAAAGAAAGCAAGCGATGTAGAGGACAAAACACAAACGCTAGAGCTCCTGAAAACAACACTagatgaaagagagaaagagcttGAGGAACGTCAAAACCagctggacagcaaaatgctggAGCTAAATAATGAACGAGACAAGGTGAAAAGAAAGCGAGAGGAACTTGAGAAATGGGAGAAGTATTTGTATAACACAGAGCTCAAATGGTTAAACAAAGAGTCTTTCTCAGGGTCTCAGCGATTGACAAACAGCGCTGAATTTAACGGAAAACTAATTGAAGTCAAAGACTTCCATCGAATGAATCAAGAAGCAGGAGTAGATGGTGGCGCATGTGATGCAAAAGACACAAGAAGTGAAGAGCAAATGGAGTTGGCTGCTATAAACCGTGCAAACAACAGATCAGTAAAGAACCAAATGGTTAAACAATCACTGGAGGCCAAGCATGAAGAAGACGATGGTGAAAGTGACGACTCAGATGGCAAAAGTGAGGAAGACTTCTTCGAATCTTCAAGCACCATTATCCAACCTACTTTACATACACCCCGGCCTGTGTCTGAGCTAAGGCTCATGCTTTTAGGAGACGCATGGTCGTCCCGTCACCCAGCGAGATGCACTATAGTGGGGCCTGATGCAGATAGAAGCAACCCTTGGAGGGGAGAGTTATACAGCAGACAGCTCACTATCATAGAGCCTCAGGGCCTGAAATGGAGATCTGGATCTGACAGTAAAGACACCTTTCAAAAACACCTCTCTCAAAGCATCTCTGTGTGTCAACCTGGACCACACGCCTTCATCCTGGTGATTCCCGCATACGTGTCCTTCACTGGTCAGTACAGGCAAGCAGTGGAACGCACCATGTCTGCAATAGGAAAAGCCTCATGGAGACACACTATTATTCTGCTCACCTGGGGGGAAACATTAGGAGAGAGCGTCCAGCAGCATGTGAAGAGGAACAGCGACCTGGAGCGGCTGGTCCGAAAGTGTGGCAACAGATGCAATGTGCTTAACAATGGAAACCGTGAATCTGATGTGGTG